A stretch of Oncorhynchus gorbuscha isolate QuinsamMale2020 ecotype Even-year linkage group LG24, OgorEven_v1.0, whole genome shotgun sequence DNA encodes these proteins:
- the LOC124012197 gene encoding elongin-A-like, whose product MALTLFCCNEAASGHRAPAVNMAEELLEAVERLQSRLCENLEPRKLQKTLKRLGELPMTVDILVETGVGKTVNSFRKHDLAGDLAKSLVAKWKKLVPTPSAERPGNAKDVRTHAHSHSSEGRDVSHKRVRELSPEEPPHVEEEDEEEEMMIEEERGYRTNYSPSPPQHHYSPPQLSHGGQRVGYQSEGYESPMEEESEPAPSLLHKEVRHTKPHKEPGREHHGSHGDRDEERRRRHVQASGGGEGKKRSAEREPQHTGKASKHSRHSTPQESKKDKRGGSDGRSRDPRDSPVLVQVTEEQAEEAFDTPTMSFESFLTYDAPTPTKKKKKPGSSSSRPSSHHHTPPRPPVQPSPAAPSSSKESKPSKANGSRSKRADPAQNPTATTPVPEKRRKVVEVVSTLPDITLPAIQPFYRPLPSIDLTPLSPQRRKGPVSNDAEEDTGFTGRRFNSKMTVYSGSKTSYLPKMMSLYEQCIRVLQNNIDSIDEVGGVPFEILEPVLERCTPEQLYRIEQCNQCFMEDSDELWHRHCQRDFKRETPQEYESWREMYLRKHDEREERLRKLTQNISSAHANKPKGRQVKMAFVNSVAKPPRDVRRRQEKFGTTSTSTASSTAAAAPIKIRPALSPPETSRSSGPSGGGGPSARDNKPQVKKIAPMMAKTIKAFKNRFSRR is encoded by the exons ATGGCACTGACCCTATTCTGCTGTAATGAAGCAGCTTCCGGGCACAGGGCACCAGCAGTAAACATGGCGGAGGAGCTGTTGGAAGCGGTGGAGAGACTTCAGTCTCGGCTCTGCGAGAACTTAGAGCCTCGCAAG CTCCAGAAGACCCTCAAAAGGCTGGGGGAGCTGCCTATGACTGTGGATATCCTTGTG GAAACTGGAGTAGGAAAAACTGTGAATTCGTTCCGGAAACATGATCTTGCTGGAGATCTTGCGAAGAGCCTTGTGGCCAAGTGGAAGAAACTGGTTCCCACCCCGTCTGCTGAAAG ACCCGGCAACGCCAAGGACGTACGGACACATGCGCACTCTCACAGCTCTGAGGGAAGGGACGTAAGCCACAAACGTGTCCGGGAACTATCCCCAGAGGAGCCTCCtcatgtagaggaggaggatgaagaggaggagatgatgatAGAAGAGGAAAGAGGCTACCGCACCAACTACTCCCCTTCCCCCCCCCAGCACCACTACAGCCCCCCACAGCTCAGCCACGGTGGTCAAAGAGTGGGATACCAGTCTGAGGGCTACGAGAGCCCCATGGAGGAAGAGTCAGAGCCCGCGCCCAGCCTCCTTCACAAAGAGGTCCGACACACCAAACCACACAAAGAGCCTGGCAGGGAGCATCACGGTTCCCACGGCGACCGGGACGAGGAGAGGCGGCGACGTCATGTCCAGGCGAGCGGTGGTGGCGAAGGGAAGAAGCGCAGCGCGGAGAGGGAACCGCAGCACACTGGCAAGGCCTCCAAGCACAGTCGGCACTCCACCCCACAGGAGAGCAAGAAGGACAAGAGAGGTGGAAGTGATG GGAGGTCACGTGATCCTAGGGACTCCCCTGTATTAGTCCAagtgactgaggagcaggcagaaGAGGCATTTGATACCCCCACCATGTCGTTTGAATCCTTCCTCACATATGACGCCCCTACACCCactaagaagaagaagaagcccggcagcagcagcagtcggccctcctcccaccaccacacacctccTCGTCCGCCTGTCCAGCCCTCGCCTGCTGCTCCTTCCTCCTCCAAGGAGTCCAAGCCCAGCAAGGCCAATGGGAGCCGCAGCAAAAGGGCTGATCCAGCCCAGAACCCGACAGCAACGACTCCGGTCCCTGAGAAACGCCGGAAG GTGGTCGAGGTTGTGTCCACGCTTCCTGATATCACTCTGCCAGCCATCCAGCCTTTCTACAGACCTCTGCCTTCCATTGATCTCACACCATTGTCTCCTCAGCGGCGTAAAG GTCCTGTGTCAAATGACGCCGAGGAGGACACCGGCTTCACTGGGAGACGCTTTAACTCTAAAATGACGGTCTACTCGGGTTCAAAGACGTCCTATCTGCCTAAGATGATGAGTCTGTACGAGCAGTGCATCCGGGTGCTTCAAAACAACATTGACT CAATTGATGAGGTGGGAGGTGTGCCATTTGAGATTCTGGAACCAGTACTAGAGCGATGCACCCCAGAACAGCTTTACCGCATTGAGCAGTGCaatcag TGTTTTATGGAGGACTCTGATGAGCTTTGGCATCGCCACTGCCAGCGGGACTTCAAGCGTGAGACACCCCAGGAGTACGAGTCGTGGCGGGAGATGTACCTGCGGAAGCACGACGAGCGGGAGGAGCGCCTTCGCAAGCTCACCCAGAACATCAGTTCGGCCCATGCCAACAAGCCCAAAG GTCGACAGGTTAAAATGGCATTTGTGAACTCCGTCGCCAAACCTCCGCGTGATGTCCGCCGGCGACAGGAGAAGTTTGGCACCACAAGCACCTCCACTGCCAGCTCCACCGCAGCTGCAGCTCCGatcaa aataaggccagCCTTGTC TCCCCCTGAGACTTCTCGCTCCTCAGGCCCCAGCGGTGGGGGTGGCCCCAGCGCCAGAGACAACAAACCACAGGTCAAAA AAATCGCCCCCATGATGGCCAAAACTATCAAAGCTTTCAAGAACAGATTCTCCCGCCgatag